A part of Antechinus flavipes isolate AdamAnt ecotype Samford, QLD, Australia chromosome 6, AdamAnt_v2, whole genome shotgun sequence genomic DNA contains:
- the LOC127541496 gene encoding basic salivary proline-rich protein 1-like, producing the protein MAFKAATAAFHTATVHLTRPGKPETISSAKGFKFCSLPGPGPDQMVPEGGKLLATTPGMTPAKPRPPPDCAVQHKGLLEGQTPLLWTAGLNRYQNKPLQVSEGGSPDLASGHSLSACASLAPFCRPKGESPRTLGTPPSPPPSFSAPELGGWLPPPRVHGCLSFPDCGRSSPLQRSSETHLQPPPPDPGTSRAEAGPQPRRAPGRDTGGIVPGARRRACARVSVSACVCPRVSVRAPVGGSPAAAAAASCTRTGPEPQPPGPDRVPPRPAPLGSSPPPNAPALGPPRSAPPRPLGSCRTSPAPSDPPRPQTARDSAPSDPLRTSPIPRRSPLRASSQARMQKHTWQPETAPRTPQSRLTPQGPRGRARGPLDLP; encoded by the exons ATGGCCTTCAAGGCTGCTACTGCAGCCTTTCACACAGCCACTGTCCACCTGACCAGGCCAGGGAAGCCTGAAACCATTTCCTCAGCCaaagggttcaaattctgctcccTCCCTGGGCCTGGCCCAGACCAGATGGTCCCCGAG GGGGGCAAACTCCTAGCCACAACCCCAGGGATGACCCCTGCTAAGCCCCGACCACCTCCAGACTGCGCTGTGCAACACAAGGGTCTCCTGGAGGGCCAGACCCCCCTCCTCTGGACAGCTGGGCTGAACCGGTACCAAAACAA ACCCCTGCAGGTCTCGGAGGGTGGGAGCCCCGATCTGGCCAGTGGCCACAGCCTCAGCGCCTGTGCCTCCCTGGCGCCCTTCTGCAGGCCTAAAGGAGAGTCTCCCCGGACTCTGGGAacgcccccctccccacccccaagctTCTCAGCTCCCGAATTAGGCGGCTGGCTCCCACCCCCAAGGGTTCacggttgcctcagtttccctgactgTGGTCGGAGCTCCCCTCTCCAGCGTAGCTCGGAGACTCACCTGCAGCCGCCGCCTCCGGATCCCGGGACCAGCCGAGCGGAGGCAGGACCCCAGCCCCGCAGAGCCCCCGGCCGGGACACCGGGGGCATTGTTCCCGGGGCGCGCAGGCGCGCGTGTGCCCGCGTGAGTGTGAGCGCGTGTGTGTGCCCGCGTGTGAGTGTGAGAGCCCCGGTGGGAGGCAGCCCCGCCGCTGCTGCAGCCGCCTCGTGCACTCGCACCGGGCCGGAGCCCCAGCCTCCCGGGCCAGATCGCGtaccgccccgccccgcccccctcGGGTCCTCCCCGCCCCCGAACGCCCCCGCCCTCGGACCGCCCCGAtcggccccgccccgccccctcgGATCCTGCCGGACCTCCCCCGCCCCCTCGGACCCTCCGAGGCCGCAGACAGCCCGGGACAGCGCCCCCTCGGACCCTCTCCGGACCTCCCCAATCCCCCGCCGCAGTCCCCTTCGCGCCAGCAGTCAGGCAAGAATGCAGAAGCACACCTGGCAGCCGGAGACTGCCCCCCGCACCCCGCAGTCCAGGCTGACCCCTCAGGGCCCCCGGGGTCGAGCTCGCGGCCCCCTCGATCTCCCGTAA